The Limanda limanda chromosome 13, fLimLim1.1, whole genome shotgun sequence genome has a window encoding:
- the LOC133017633 gene encoding uncharacterized protein LOC133017633 produces MTTADRLLEQMFSWIDQRSLCADQLVKLARELESLRKKCKAGEVVGSSVAVVGAACVIGAGVTLLTGGAAAPFLGLLGTTYLGAGAVVSVATKLIEHFLSSSTMKDAQEIEEKSNQLAEDIQRLFKKLKSEKKKANKFADPDDLDKHILTDILRAVAKRSGVKMNINFRMIADDPNWSVGGGQHVTRFSPGLNLPILESVTGVLGFFTLSSIGNQSKFLFDKGSQQLIKKISVTGMKTVLKGGGMLVGGAIGMAFALNEAIDSWTDLIKNNNVTEASQSLRDTAEAIRKISQALKDQFKDMKQMLEKMEEEQCEQAKVKRIIENPYRSAVDERELLRYAMNRSPNKEVQEWLRENPGTETFIKLVDLFRLMKNQILEKSKKDESNYEDTEVDIIFLAHGSITQPMIPASCLRPCSNIQDVLLYSPWNCLLNADAAYGIATGLMQPGHRNFICVSGRGCKCYERHWPVKLPPGWNSMEKAGQIPNIMVSTITDPADRAWTTFVDLTETYGSPKKGRIVVPFILGGWAVTVPFFIVTWVMSLVLFIFQIKATVHLAACLGHGSTCWKLPRHLLENQYSYTVDNTVMTVQPIPPITHPYLYRNLQAIFD; encoded by the exons ATGACCACCGCTGACAGGCTGCtggagcagatgttctcctggatcGACCAGAGGAGTCTCTGTGCGGACCAACTGGTCAAACTGGCCCGGGAGCTCGAGTCCCTCAGGAAGAAATGCAAAGCTGGTGAAGTTGTGGGCAGCTCGGTGGCTGTGGTGGGGGCTGCGTGTGTGATCGGCGCCGGCGTCACCCTCCTCACCGGCGGAGCAGCTGCTCCATTTTTAGGTTTGTTGGGAACAACATATTTAGGAGCTGGTGCCGTCGTCTCTGTGGCCACGAAACTCATCGAGCACTTCCTGTCCAGCAGCACCATGAAGGATGCACAGGAAATCGAAGAGAAAAGCAACCAATTAGCAGAAGACATTCAGCGACTGTTCAAGAAACTAaagtcagagaagaagaaggcgaACAAATTCGCCGACCCAGACGATTTGGACAAACACATCCTGACGGACATCCTGAGAGCTGTGGCAAAACGAAGTGGAGTGAAGATGAACATCAACTTCAGAATGATCGCCGACGATCCGAATTGGTCTGTTGGTGGAGGACAACATGTCACAAGGTTCAGTCCCGGCCTCAACCTTCCGATTCTGGAGAGCGTCACTGGAGTTTTAGGGTTTTTCACGCTCTCGTCTATCGGGAACCAATCTAAGTTTCTATTTGATAAAGGAAGTCAGCAGCTGATCAAGAAAATATCTGTGACTGGAATGAAAACAGTGCTCAAAGGAGGCGGCATG CTGGTGGGAGGAGCTATTGGAATGGCGTTTGCGCTTAATGAGGCGATCGACAGCTGGACAGATCTGATCAAGAACAACAACGTGACTGAAGCCAGCCAATCCCTGCGAGACACAGCCGAAGCAATCCGAAAGATCTCACAGGCCCTGAAGGATCAGTTTAAAGATATGAA GCAGATGCTCGAGAAGATGGAAGAAGAACAGTGCGAGCAGGCGAAGGTTAAACGCATTATTGAAAACCCATACAGAAGCGCTGTAGACGAGAGAGAATTATTAAGGTATGCCATGAATAGATCCCCGAACAAAGAGGTGCAAGAATGGCTGAGGGAGAATCCAGGGACGGAGACTTTCATCAAACTTGTGGATTTGTTTCGATTAATGAAAAATCAAATCCTCGAGAAGTCAAAGAAGGACGAGTCTAATTACGAAGATACTGAAGTGGACATCATCTTTCTGGCTCACGGATCGATCACACAACCCATGATTCCAGCTTCCTGTCTCCGGCCCTGTTCCAACATCCAAGACGTGCTCCTGTATTCCCCCTGGAACTgtctcctcaatgctgatgcaGCCTACGGCATCGCTACAGGACTCATGCAGCCTGGGCACAGAAACTTTATCTGTGTTTCAGGAAGAGGCTGTAAATGTTATGAAAGACACTGGCCCGTGAAACTGCCACCTGGCTGGAACTCAATGGAGAAAGCAGGACAGATTCCCAACATCATGGTCAGTACTATCACGGATCCAGCAGATCGTGCATGGACGACTTTTGTCGATCTAACAGAAACATATGGTTCACCAAAGAAAGGCCGCATCGTTGTCCCGTTCATCCTTGGTGGTTGGGCAGTAACCGTCCCGTTCTTCATCGTCACCTGGGTCATGTCTCTGGTGCTGTTTATCTTCCAGATCAAAGCCACCGTCCATCTCGCCGCCTGTCTTGGTCATGGATCTACCTGCTGGAAGCTGCCCAGACACCTCCTGGAGAATCAGTACTCCTACACTGTCGACAACACCGTGATGACAGTGCAGCCCATTCCGCCCATCACCCACCCCTACCTGTACAGGAACCTACAGGCCATATTTGATTAG